The genomic stretch TGATGGAAAGTTCTCTAAAACTGGGACTGGGACTTCCCCTATCCTTCTGCACATCAAATTATCCAGTATTACTTGACCTGGAAGCTTTATCAGAAGCAATGAATAAATGCTATGACTAGATTTTACTGTTCAATAGAATGGGTTCTCCTGAGCAAAGATTTtgtagatatatacatatatatacgcacacacacatacacgtcAGCATACTATTAAAACAAGTTGTTACACAAATGCTGAAGACCTCTGTGACACCGAGGGTAAGGTGAGTAACCAGTCAGCATAAGATTTGGTTAAGTCAATAAAAATGGACCACTAAATCTGGTTAGATTTAAAAACTTCCATTACAACTTCTCTTAAATGCGAATGTGCTGACATAAATGTTAATAACTTGTAAGAATAATGGGGACAAAAAGATACTATACCAACCAGTAGAAGCAAGTGTTTTCTAACAGTAGAAGTGAGTGAGTGCACTACAAAAGTATAGAGGAGCTGTAATATTTTGGttaaagatttgttttctttttacctaGCTTCTGGTGCAGTGAGTATTTACCTTCCACAGACAGTATAAACTTGTGGATTGCCAAGGGTGATTGGTACAAAACCCACCGGACCGTGCCCAGCAGCATGCGCCCTTAGCAGACTCTGTACTGAGATGCAGACTTTCCATCCACCTTGCTGGTGCCTAGAGGAGTTTCCCCTCCAGCGTTTCACTGGATCCCTCTTTGCTGCCACCTCCTATCGTGCCAGTGATAACCCAGGTTTGGGGAAAAACCCTTTGTGGaaacagaaaatggaaacagatCAATTTGAACACATAGAGACTATAGTGCAGTGCTTTCCTAAAAGTTGTGAACTGTGAAAAGCAAGAAGCCCAGGCAATAAGTCAGTAGAGATTATAAGCAGTTCCCAGTGCATGTGTTTCCTTCTtaaattgcttctttttctccctgacaattTCTTGCAGATCTTTCTTTTCCACCATGTCAGCTGACAGCCACTGGCTCCACACTCATTCCCACCAGGAGACACTAAATTCTGCTTGTTACAGTCTCTTGAATGTCAGCAGCCACCCCCTGTCAAAGAGCTCCTCAAGTCTGGTATGTACCAGGCAATCAAGTTCAGAGGAAAGGCAAAGCAACAAACAGGAGCTCAAGAAGAGCCACAGTAGCACTGTCTGCCAAACCCTGGGATACGGGAGTGATGCCAGGAGCGTGCCGAGTCCTGGATGGTCCTTCATGCAGTCTGGGGTGATGGGACTTGGATCAGTAGTCCAAACCATGAATGATCAGTCAGCTGATGACACTGCACAAAACAGAGCTAAGACTACAAACAGTTTTCTTGTTGCTGACGAGTCCCCCTCATCCTGGGAGGTGGGGGAGACCAAGATGTGCATCAAGAGCAGCACTGTTGAGAATGTTTCTTCTGCCTGCACGGTACACCAGCGAAGCGTGTGTGAAATGGAAGAACCAGGAGCTGCTCTTCAGAGAAGACACTCAGACCTAACTTGCAGCTGCAAACAGCAGAGTTATGTCACTCACTCCAGCCTAAGCTCTTCTAGCAGCAGGCATGATCCATCAGTGGCTAGGATGTCTTTCCATATGCAGAGATATGAAtcagaaacaaatgcaaataCTGATTATCAAAACCTTGCAACTCATCTGCCAAGTCTACCTAGAGACCAAAAAGTACCCACAAATAGCTACGATAGCGGTGGTATTCCGCGTAATACTACTGTTTACACAGATCTTGGAACATTTCACACTGCTGTTCTAGGACCCCGCATGCCTGGAAATGGTTTCTCAAACAGGACAATGTTCTGTCAAGCCACTGGGATTATGCAAGGTGGTCTGACTTACAGTAATATTCCAAACTGTGCATACTCACCCATGGTGATGGCAGTTCATAACAATTCTGCAGTGCCCTGCAATACAAGGCAGGACTCTTGTTTGAAAGTAGATGCCACCGTCCCTGCCTATTGCCATTCTTTGCCCATACCATCTATACAGCTTGTTCCACGGTTGGTATGCTCTGTTAGCGAGTCAGGGAAAGAGCAGGCAGCACCTGCTTATTGTCACTCCTTTTCTACTTCAGACATTCTCACGTACCCCAAGCTGGTGTCATCA from Apteryx mantelli isolate bAptMan1 chromosome 7, bAptMan1.hap1, whole genome shotgun sequence encodes the following:
- the GPRIN2 gene encoding G protein-regulated inducer of neurite outgrowth 2 isoform X1 encodes the protein MEVDMPKHIVQEKGDWTGVLSRLESMHSPQVIRSFFSTMSADSHWLHTHSHQETLNSACYSLLNVSSHPLSKSSSSLVCTRQSSSEERQSNKQELKKSHSSTVCQTLGYGSDARSVPSPGWSFMQSGVMGLGSVVQTMNDQSADDTAQNRAKTTNSFLVADESPSSWEVGETKMCIKSSTVENVSSACTVHQRSVCEMEEPGAALQRRHSDLTCSCKQQSYVTHSSLSSSSSRHDPSVARMSFHMQRYESETNANTDYQNLATHLPSLPRDQKVPTNSYDSGGIPRNTTVYTDLGTFHTAVLGPRMPGNGFSNRTMFCQATGIMQGGLTYSNIPNCAYSPMVMAVHNNSAVPCNTRQDSCLKVDATVPAYCHSLPIPSIQLVPRLVCSVSESGKEQAAPAYCHSFSTSDILTYPKLVSSVSESGLDAKRALKCCSIPGEQLQHAQHCAQQGRVPPETKAICIAFDSQQGADVIMKTKDVWTMTSMNDLTKGLKPSLERRDAEVQTLPTMEYKSVATSPAAAAESQLHVFPEVNLEPDSEAPTSPVREVRWDDEGMTWEVYGASVDPEVLGLAIQKHLEIQIEQFQTEPVQLAGKSNEDPFDKEPSSAKVGKKRPFRTVMHSLRYPSCCARSSTAVE
- the GPRIN2 gene encoding G protein-regulated inducer of neurite outgrowth 2 isoform X2 codes for the protein MSADSHWLHTHSHQETLNSACYSLLNVSSHPLSKSSSSLVCTRQSSSEERQSNKQELKKSHSSTVCQTLGYGSDARSVPSPGWSFMQSGVMGLGSVVQTMNDQSADDTAQNRAKTTNSFLVADESPSSWEVGETKMCIKSSTVENVSSACTVHQRSVCEMEEPGAALQRRHSDLTCSCKQQSYVTHSSLSSSSSRHDPSVARMSFHMQRYESETNANTDYQNLATHLPSLPRDQKVPTNSYDSGGIPRNTTVYTDLGTFHTAVLGPRMPGNGFSNRTMFCQATGIMQGGLTYSNIPNCAYSPMVMAVHNNSAVPCNTRQDSCLKVDATVPAYCHSLPIPSIQLVPRLVCSVSESGKEQAAPAYCHSFSTSDILTYPKLVSSVSESGLDAKRALKCCSIPGEQLQHAQHCAQQGRVPPETKAICIAFDSQQGADVIMKTKDVWTMTSMNDLTKGLKPSLERRDAEVQTLPTMEYKSVATSPAAAAESQLHVFPEVNLEPDSEAPTSPVREVRWDDEGMTWEVYGASVDPEVLGLAIQKHLEIQIEQFQTEPVQLAGKSNEDPFDKEPSSAKVGKKRPFRTVMHSLRYPSCCARSSTAVE